AACAGAAGCAGCATCTTTATCTCCAAGATATACATAATATATCATAATAAAATTGCTAAAGCCCATTACGAACTGGAAACCAACTATGACAAATACAAAAGAGATTACCAGTTTAATAAAAGTCTTATTTTTAAGAGTAACTTTAAAACTCTGAATAAGTCCAACTTGTTCTTGTTTCTTAGTTTTATGAAAATTTCTTTCTTTACAAGTAACAGCACAAATTACTGCTGAAATAATTAATATTAAACCCATAACTGCACATACAACACGAATACCAATTATTGGGTTTCCAAATACTTCCAAACGTGCTAATGCATATAACCATGGTGAAGAGATAGCTCCCACATTACCAATAAAACTGGCATATGCAAAAACTCTTGTTCTCTCATGATAATCCGGAGTCATTTCAAATCCCAGCGCTCCATGAGGAACTGAATATATTGTTGTTGCGGTATAGAAAAGGAGTGACATTACTAATAGATAAACAAATACATCATTTTTACCACGTCCTTCACTTGTTGGCGGTGTCATACTCCATGCTAATTGAACCATTTGTGGAGAAGTTATTTTAGGCGAAGAAATTAAAATATTCCCCGAATCCAATTTAACATGTGCCTGAACATATTGGCCATCTTCTTTGGCAATTTCAAACCACGCAAAAGTTTTTACTTCTTTTTCCTTAACATTAAATAAGGTTATTTCTGAAGTTTCACTTTCTAAATTTTTCTTCTCATTTGTTATTTCAACTAGTTTAAGCTCTGGAACATCACTTAATATTATATTATTATCAATCAGTTTATAATCAACTTGTATATTATTGTTATTAAAAGTATTAAAAGAGGTAATAGTTTTTGTTTGAACTAAATATTCTTCTGCATTTGGTACCCAGAAAACCGCAGCAAAAGTAACACCAACAAGAATTCCTCCTAAAAGAATATAAGGAATGCGGCGACCAAATCGAGATCGAGTATTATCTGAAAGCATTCCAGCAATTGGGTCTGAAACGAAATCCCATACACGCGGAATAGCTGCAGCAATTCCGAATAAAAAGGGAGCCATTTTCAGCATATCGATATAAACAAGACTTGTCAGATTCATCAATGAATTAACAGCTACAATAGTTACTAATGCACCCATACCATAGCCAAACTTCTGTATAAACGGCAACCTATCTTCCGGTGCAGTTTTGTGGTGTTGTTTCAATTCCATTTTTTATCTATAAAATATTATTTTAATAAAATCATTTTCTTTGTTTCAATAAAATTTCCAGTAATTAAAGTATAATAATAAATTCCGCTTGATAAATTCTCTGCTCTAAATTCTATTTTATAATTTCCAGGATTTTGGTTTTCGTTAACTAAAGTTGCGATTTCTTTTCCTAGAATATCATACAAATATATTTTCACATTTGACTCCTGCCTGCCGGTAGGCAAGGTTTTATTTTTCACATTTGAGGGAATATTATATTTTATTGTGGTTGTTGGATTAAACGGATTCGGATAATTTTGTTCTAAACTAAATTTGTTTGGAATTTCATTTTGTTCCTCAATATCAGTTGGAGTTTCTGAATCAAAAAATGGCGGATAAGATTTAAATAATCTTTTTATATCCGGATCATTCATAAATAAATTCCATAATAATTGAGATCTATAATTTTCAATCATGCAAATTATCGGACCTTGATCAATTGCCAAATATCCATCGCTGAACCACTCACCTTTTACTCCGTTTGAAGAATATGTTAAATTGAAAGCATCTTTAAATCCGTACTTTCCCCATAATTTATTTTTAAGATTTCGATAAAAATATTTCATTGCTTGCGTTGATGCATATGGAGTGTAAGGCATTGAAGAAAGTGCAGCTGTCGGCGCTATTGTTCCGTTATCATTATTTGGTTCATGTGCAGTGTACCCAATTCCCGGAATAGAATAACTTGCTGTTAAACCCCAGCATTCTTCACTATATCCAGTATGGTTTTTGGGATTATCAATGCAATAATTTAGGTTTAACATAGTTTGATTTATATTTTGTCCGAAATAATTTGCATATAAATCTCTTTTAACTCTCGGATCAAATCCTATAAAAGAATAGTGTGTAAAGAATAAAGGTCCGCCATAACCACTACCAACCGAAAGCGTAATTTCATATTTGGGAGAACCGGTATATTTTATATTTCCATTATTTCCCCAGCCCGAAGCATAATATTGTTGTGCAATTGGATGAGTAGGAGAAGCCAAAGCCAATAAATACGGCATCAATGTTTCGTTCCAGCCATGGAAAATAAAAGTATCATTAAAATTAAATCCTAAAGTTGGAGACCAGTTCCAATATAATCCGGTTGAGCTATTTCTATAAAAATCCCAATCAACATTTTCCCAAAGTTGGGTTATTAAATTTCTTATTTGCACTTCAGTTGAATCTGTTTGTTCAAAATACTGGCGTGCACATAAAAGTCCTTGAACCATAAACCCGGTTTCAACAATATCGCCGCCGTTCTGAACTCCAAAATTAATAACTTTGCCGGTGGTACCGTTGAACCAATGTGGAAATGCACCATGGAATTTATCCATTTTATTTTGCATAAAATCTGCAATTTTCAATATTCTTTCTGCACCTTGTTCTCTTGAGATAAAGCCTCTTTCAATACCGACCAAAATTGCCATTACACCAAAACCACCACCGCCAATTGTATTTGTTTTATCATTTTCATCGGGATGCCATCGTTCACGCGCAACTCCGGAAACCGGATCGCCCCAATCCCAGAAATATCTAAATGTTGCACGCTGAACCATATCCATAAATTCTTCATCGCTCATTTCTGAAGTTAGAATTTCAACTTCTGAACTTAATTCTGAAGTTTTCCCAGAATTATCAATTGCTTGAATTTTATATTTTTCACTTTTTCCTAATTCTCCTAACCATATCATTTTATTATTAACATTATTTGGAAGCATTTCCAAAAATGTAAAAACTGATCCATTCCATTTATAAATAATAAAGTTTTTCACATCGGAATTTTCATCAATATCCCAATATAAATCTCCATGAAATTCATATGAATAGGCTCTAAAATTATTTGGAATTGCCGGAGGAATTGTATCTTGTGCGAATTGTAAATTTGTAAAAAATAACCAAGTTAAAAATATTATACTCAAAATCTTCATCATTTTTTCCTTATGAAAACAGATTTAAATATACACTTACGCATCTAAATTTTTATAACATTAATCAGAAAATGATTCTGTGAAACTATTTTATTTTTAATTTTTAACTTAAATGTAATTTCGTGTTTTCCCACATTAACCCAATTGGGAAGTTTAATTTCCATACTTTCAAAATTTTTGAACATTGTTGAATTTTGTCTAATATGCAAATCGGTTACATTTCCGCATTTTTTATTATCAACAAAAATTTCAACAGATGAATTTTTAATTTCATCATACGTATCATTGATAATATAAAAATCAAAATTGATTTTTGATTCCGTGAAATATTGATCTTGACGTAAATTTACTGAAAGCAAAATTGGTTCATAACATTCTTTAACTATTGAAAACCCTTTTTTCTTTTCGAGATAATAATCAACTACCGACCAAGTAATTGAAGGCCAACAATCAATAAACATAAATTGAAAAATTCCGGTTATACCACTTCCCTTTTTTCTTCGGTAAAAATGAATTGCTGTTTGCAAAAGATCAGCTTGATAATTTTGAGAATTTTCAACAAAATCATCAATAGAATTTCCCATTTGAATTTTGGCAATATTAAAAGTTGTATCTGGCTGAAAATCATGATATTTCCAATGATCAAAATCCGGTGGAAATAATTTATCAACTGGAATAAATTTTTCAAGAGATTTTTTATTCGGTAAACCTTGCGCACCAAACTCCGTAACTAATGGACCCATTGGTGCTGAAATGAAATGTTCTTTGTTTCCCCAATACCAGCCATCGTAGGGATGTTCTTCATAGTTTGAAGCTTTTCTGATTATGCGTGACTGATCTTGACTTTGCACTGCGTCAAATAAAAATTTATCTAAAGTATTGATTTGATTTCCAGGTTCATTGTGGCAGCACCAAAATGCAATTGAAGGATGATTATAAAACTGATTAACCATATCTTTAATTTGATTTACTGCATTTGCTGCAAATTTTTCTGATTCATCGTATGTCCATTGAAGTGCAAAATCTTGCCAAAGTAAAATTCCAATTTTGTCAAATTCTTCATAAAATTCTTTCCTATTAACATGAGCATGAATTCTAACAATATTAATATTTGCTTCTTTGATTAATGAAACAATTTTTTTAATTCTTTCTTCAGATAATTCACTTAAAAATTGTGTGGGAATTATATTTGTTCCGCGTAAGAATAATTCTTTATTATTTATATAGAATCTATTTTCGGAATCAATGTAAACTTTTCTAATTGCAAATTTTTTCGAATAATTAATAATTTTTTTTATGTTGATGTTGAGATCATACAATTCCGGCTTGTCCAAATCCCAACTCCACCAAAGCAAAGGATTTTTAATTTCAAAAAATAAATTTATACTTGAAGTGTTTGGATAAACTAAAAATTCTTGAGAAAATTCAGTTTTGTTATTCTTTGAATCAATTGCATTAAATGTTATTTCAGTTTTAAATGGATGAATTAAATTGGACTTATAAAAAATCTCAACATTTATTTTTGCGCATGATAAATTTTCACAAAGATTGGTTGTTATCTTTGTATTCACAATAAATATTTTTTCATTAATGAATAGTTCTACATCGTTCCAAATTCCGCCCGTGTTTTGGTCTTGTCCAAATTCCAAACTCCAAGCTCCGGGTCTGCAATCATGATGATTAAAAATACCCTTTATTAATTGTTTTTTGAGAGGCCAAACTTCACCGGGTTTTTCTTTGGGTGAATCTACTTTTACGATTAAAATATTTGTATCGTTAAATTTAAGTTTATCGGTGATATTAAAATCAAAAGATTGGAAATATCCTTCATGATTTCCCAAGTAATTTCCATTCAACCAAATATCAGCAAAATAATCAACACCGTTAAACTTCAATACTGATAAGGTATTTTTGAGTTTATCAAAATTCAATTTGAATGATTTTTTAAACCAAACAGTTCCCGAAAAATTATGTAATCCAGCTAACTCCCAATTTATAGGGAGTTTCATGGATTTGTTTTTATTTAATTGAAATAAAGAATTTACTTTTTCAAAATTTAGTTTTGAATTTTCATCTTCAACATAGTCCCAATTTCCGTTCAGCAAAATTTTAGGCATTTAAATTTTTTCCGAAATTTTATTTGTTAACCTAAATAAACATTAACTTTTACTTCTTTTTTACTTTCAACAAAAATAGTAGATGTGTTTACAATATTACCATCGATTTCAATTTTCTTAACGCCATCATTTACATTATTAGAATTGAAAACAGTAATAAAATAATTTGTACCTCTGAAATTTCTTTTTACTTTAAATTCATTCCAATGTTTAGGAATATGCGGATCAATAATCAATCCTTCATTTGAAGCCCTTATTCCAAGAATCCAATCAACAATAACTTTTTGATACCAAGAAGCAGAACCGGTGTACCAAGTCCAGCCAGCCATTCCATAATTAGGTGAATCCGGTCCGTCGATATTTCCGGGCATTACATAAGGTTCAGCAACATATTTATCAGGATTCATTCCGGAATAAATTGGACACATTTTTTTAAAAATATCATAAGCAGTTTCAGAATCATAGAGTAATGCATAAGCCCAAATTGACCAAGTTGCAGCATGAGAATAGACTCCGCCGTTTTCTCTTCTTCCCGCAGCATACCGTGACAGATAACCAATATATTTATCTGGTTTAGAATATGCCGGCTGTAAAAGTAATGCTCCATTATCCCTAAGTAAATGTTTGCGAACTGATTCCATTGCTTTTATTTTTTTATCATTTTCTGCAATATCGCTTATCACCGACCACGACTGAGGATTTAAATAAATTTTACCATCTTCGCATTCTTTACTTCCAATTTTTTCTCCCGAATCTTTTGTACCTCTGTAAAACCACTCTCCATCCCAAGCATACTTATTAAAGGATTTTTTTAATTCATCTTTAGCTGCAGTGAATTTATCATAAATTTCGTAATCACCTTTGAAAATTGTGTAAGGTAAAAATCTCTGAATTACATCATATAAAAATTCCGTAAGCCAAATCGATTCACCTTTCATTTCCAAACCGACAGCACTTAATCCATCATTCCAATCACCGGCACCAATTAAAGTCAATCCGCGTGGGCTTAATCTCGAAAGCACCTTATAAATTGCTTTTAGGCAATGCTCATAAATTGAATATTTTTTTTCCTTATCATCATAAAAAGGTTCTAAGTGATCTAAAATTTTTAAATCATTTGTTTCTTGGATATAATGCGAAAGAATATAAGGAAGCCAAAGTAAATCGTCTGTCATTTTTGTTTCCAAACCCGTTTCACTTATTGGATGCCACCAATGAAGTACAGTTCCGTCACTAATTTGATGACGTGCATGAAGTCTGATTTGTTTCTCGGTAAGTTTCGGATCAATTGGCAGAAATACTAAACTATCTTGAAGTTGATCTCTAAATCCAAATGCCCCGCTTTGTTGGTAATATGCAGTTCTTCCCCAAAGTCTTCCGGAAATTGCTTGATATCTTACCCATTTATTTACGAAAATATTCATCGCTTCATCAGGAGTTTCTATTTCCAATGAACCAAGAATTTCCGACCATTTATTTTTCACATTTGACAAAGCATTTTTAATTTGGTTTTCATCCCAAAATGAATTTACAATTTCAGCT
The nucleotide sequence above comes from Ignavibacteriota bacterium. Encoded proteins:
- a CDS encoding beta galactosidase jelly roll domain-containing protein; amino-acid sequence: MPKILLNGNWDYVEDENSKLNFEKVNSLFQLNKNKSMKLPINWELAGLHNFSGTVWFKKSFKLNFDKLKNTLSVLKFNGVDYFADIWLNGNYLGNHEGYFQSFDFNITDKLKFNDTNILIVKVDSPKEKPGEVWPLKKQLIKGIFNHHDCRPGAWSLEFGQDQNTGGIWNDVELFINEKIFIVNTKITTNLCENLSCAKINVEIFYKSNLIHPFKTEITFNAIDSKNNKTEFSQEFLVYPNTSSINLFFEIKNPLLWWSWDLDKPELYDLNINIKKIINYSKKFAIRKVYIDSENRFYINNKELFLRGTNIIPTQFLSELSEERIKKIVSLIKEANINIVRIHAHVNRKEFYEEFDKIGILLWQDFALQWTYDESEKFAANAVNQIKDMVNQFYNHPSIAFWCCHNEPGNQINTLDKFLFDAVQSQDQSRIIRKASNYEEHPYDGWYWGNKEHFISAPMGPLVTEFGAQGLPNKKSLEKFIPVDKLFPPDFDHWKYHDFQPDTTFNIAKIQMGNSIDDFVENSQNYQADLLQTAIHFYRRKKGSGITGIFQFMFIDCWPSITWSVVDYYLEKKKGFSIVKECYEPILLSVNLRQDQYFTESKINFDFYIINDTYDEIKNSSVEIFVDNKKCGNVTDLHIRQNSTMFKNFESMEIKLPNWVNVGKHEITFKLKIKNKIVSQNHFLINVIKI
- a CDS encoding T9SS type A sorting domain-containing protein gives rise to the protein MMKILSIIFLTWLFFTNLQFAQDTIPPAIPNNFRAYSYEFHGDLYWDIDENSDVKNFIIYKWNGSVFTFLEMLPNNVNNKMIWLGELGKSEKYKIQAIDNSGKTSELSSEVEILTSEMSDEEFMDMVQRATFRYFWDWGDPVSGVARERWHPDENDKTNTIGGGGFGVMAILVGIERGFISREQGAERILKIADFMQNKMDKFHGAFPHWFNGTTGKVINFGVQNGGDIVETGFMVQGLLCARQYFEQTDSTEVQIRNLITQLWENVDWDFYRNSSTGLYWNWSPTLGFNFNDTFIFHGWNETLMPYLLALASPTHPIAQQYYASGWGNNGNIKYTGSPKYEITLSVGSGYGGPLFFTHYSFIGFDPRVKRDLYANYFGQNINQTMLNLNYCIDNPKNHTGYSEECWGLTASYSIPGIGYTAHEPNNDNGTIAPTAALSSMPYTPYASTQAMKYFYRNLKNKLWGKYGFKDAFNLTYSSNGVKGEWFSDGYLAIDQGPIICMIENYRSQLLWNLFMNDPDIKRLFKSYPPFFDSETPTDIEEQNEIPNKFSLEQNYPNPFNPTTTIKYNIPSNVKNKTLPTGRQESNVKIYLYDILGKEIATLVNENQNPGNYKIEFRAENLSSGIYYYTLITGNFIETKKMILLK
- a CDS encoding glycosyl transferase family 36, with protein sequence MAKFETKYGFFSDDGSEYVIKNPKTPKPWVNVISNGSYGIVLSQTGGGFSWNEHSEFNRITRWHQDLIQDNWGKFFYLRNNKTGEIWSPTWNPVKADLDFYNCIHGIGYTKFVTEYKKVKIEILVFIPFNKNLEIWDFKIKNETEEDFDLSIINYFEWVLGSSNDHHREFHKQFLETEFNENFNGIIAKKRIWDIPLGDRGHWNIDYPYSAFFISNKKVSEFECDKESFLGNYGNLEKPKAVVSGKLSNTCGKFYDSIASLKIDLNIKPGNEENVSYYLGLAENEEDIAEIVNSFWDENQIKNALSNVKNKWSEILGSLEIETPDEAMNIFVNKWVRYQAISGRLWGRTAYYQQSGAFGFRDQLQDSLVFLPIDPKLTEKQIRLHARHQISDGTVLHWWHPISETGLETKMTDDLLWLPYILSHYIQETNDLKILDHLEPFYDDKEKKYSIYEHCLKAIYKVLSRLSPRGLTLIGAGDWNDGLSAVGLEMKGESIWLTEFLYDVIQRFLPYTIFKGDYEIYDKFTAAKDELKKSFNKYAWDGEWFYRGTKDSGEKIGSKECEDGKIYLNPQSWSVISDIAENDKKIKAMESVRKHLLRDNGALLLQPAYSKPDKYIGYLSRYAAGRRENGGVYSHAATWSIWAYALLYDSETAYDIFKKMCPIYSGMNPDKYVAEPYVMPGNIDGPDSPNYGMAGWTWYTGSASWYQKVIVDWILGIRASNEGLIIDPHIPKHWNEFKVKRNFRGTNYFITVFNSNNVNDGVKKIEIDGNIVNTSTIFVESKKEVKVNVYLG
- a CDS encoding MFS transporter, which codes for MELKQHHKTAPEDRLPFIQKFGYGMGALVTIVAVNSLMNLTSLVYIDMLKMAPFLFGIAAAIPRVWDFVSDPIAGMLSDNTRSRFGRRIPYILLGGILVGVTFAAVFWVPNAEEYLVQTKTITSFNTFNNNNIQVDYKLIDNNIILSDVPELKLVEITNEKKNLESETSEITLFNVKEKEVKTFAWFEIAKEDGQYVQAHVKLDSGNILISSPKITSPQMVQLAWSMTPPTSEGRGKNDVFVYLLVMSLLFYTATTIYSVPHGALGFEMTPDYHERTRVFAYASFIGNVGAISSPWLYALARLEVFGNPIIGIRVVCAVMGLILIISAVICAVTCKERNFHKTKKQEQVGLIQSFKVTLKNKTFIKLVISFVFVIVGFQFVMGFSNFIMIYYVYLGDKDAASVLMGWNGTIWALTGLVGVLPMSWISTKIGKKQTVMFSFSLLAIGQLSKIVCYSQTYPWLSVIPTILLSWGMVMCFSLVNSMNADICDEDELNTGIRREGSYYAVYGWWWKASVSIAYIISGYLLELTGYNADLTQQMDSTLFWLRFWEIGLPTVLVIIAVLTISRYSLTENRVYEIKEILKSRSATNDAEVIE